A window of the Candidatus Eisenbacteria bacterium genome harbors these coding sequences:
- a CDS encoding DUF2203 family protein, with amino-acid sequence MEERHSFGKPGRDRGREVGASAQKIATGHRGVPGHALSLADSPAGCKGSGGSDKFEGASWHAGRKRPSIPGDPMERIRNKIFSVDEANALIPFLEEALDSLSATGREIASLRNEVQVLSAIEGSGATSRNQDVRHLREKEAQSARLLDQFREALLRVASRGCILRDLDLGLIDFYTMSRDRVVCLCWRRGEARVMHWHPVDEGFSGRRPLAELP; translated from the coding sequence ATGGAGGAGCGACACAGCTTCGGGAAGCCCGGCCGCGATCGCGGACGTGAGGTAGGCGCCTCGGCGCAGAAAATCGCGACGGGACATCGAGGGGTCCCTGGACACGCCCTCAGCCTTGCAGATTCCCCAGCCGGTTGCAAGGGCTCGGGAGGGTCTGATAAGTTTGAAGGCGCGTCGTGGCACGCTGGACGAAAGCGACCCTCGATCCCGGGGGACCCGATGGAACGGATCCGAAACAAAATCTTCTCGGTGGATGAGGCGAACGCGCTCATCCCGTTCCTGGAAGAAGCGCTGGATTCACTCTCCGCGACGGGACGCGAGATCGCATCCCTGAGGAACGAGGTTCAGGTATTGAGCGCCATCGAGGGCTCCGGCGCGACGAGCAGGAATCAGGACGTACGCCACCTCCGGGAGAAGGAAGCCCAGTCCGCCCGGCTGCTGGACCAATTTCGCGAAGCGCTCCTCCGCGTGGCGTCTCGAGGCTGTATTCTCCGCGATTTGGATCTCGGGCTCATCGACTTCTATACGATGTCCCGGGACCGTGTCGTTTGCCTTTGCTGGCGGCGCGGCGAGGCGCGGGTCATGCATTGGCACCCGGTCGATGAGGGTTTCTCGGGCCGGAGACCTTTGGCCGAGCTTCCCTAG
- the nth gene encoding endonuclease III has translation MSTRATSGSTDVDIGRLIARLRDAHPDATCALRHQDPFQLLVATILSAQCTDERVNQVTPVLFSRFPNAESMKDADPKDLEEIIRSTGFYHNKAKAIRGAAERIVAAYQGRVPPRMDDLLTLPGVARKTANVVLGVGYGVADGIVVDTHVDRVSHRLGLTRAATPVQVERGLMKILPRSEWIHFAHLLIFHGRRVCTARSPRCGVCSVQDLCPSAPLFLSGKAPAREIAGRARTAGAGPARRPSPKRKAARPAARRAKRR, from the coding sequence ATCTCTACCCGCGCGACAAGCGGATCAACTGACGTGGACATCGGCCGGCTGATCGCGCGCCTGAGAGACGCGCATCCCGACGCGACCTGCGCGCTCCGGCACCAAGATCCCTTCCAGCTCCTCGTCGCGACGATTCTCTCGGCGCAGTGCACCGACGAGCGGGTGAACCAGGTGACCCCCGTGCTCTTCTCGCGGTTCCCGAACGCAGAGTCCATGAAGGACGCCGACCCCAAGGATCTCGAAGAAATCATCCGATCCACCGGTTTCTACCACAACAAGGCGAAGGCCATTCGCGGAGCCGCGGAGCGGATCGTGGCGGCCTACCAGGGGCGGGTGCCCCCGCGCATGGACGACCTCCTCACGCTCCCGGGGGTGGCCCGGAAGACCGCCAACGTCGTCCTGGGCGTGGGCTACGGCGTGGCGGATGGGATCGTGGTCGACACGCACGTCGATCGCGTGTCGCACCGCTTGGGCCTCACGCGCGCGGCGACGCCGGTCCAGGTCGAGCGGGGTCTCATGAAGATCCTGCCGCGGTCGGAGTGGATCCACTTCGCGCATCTGCTCATCTTTCACGGCCGGCGGGTTTGCACCGCCCGGAGCCCCAGATGCGGCGTGTGTTCCGTGCAAGACCTCTGCCCGAGCGCCCCGCTCTTCTTGAGCGGAAAGGCCCCCGCGAGGGAAATCGCCGGGCGTGCTCGGACCGCCGGCGCGGGGCCTGCGCGCCGTCCATCGCCGAAACGCAAGGCGGCGAGGCCTGCCGCCCGGAGGGCAAAGCGGAGGTGA
- a CDS encoding dienelactone hydrolase family protein: MKRTLGAYGPRMLAALLCLWAVAPKAAPAAAPPHGVIKGSMIQTTQGKTRLSGYLALPKGAGTHAGIIVIQEWWGLNDWVKQQADSLAAHGYVAFAPDLYHGKVAYDEATAHELMSGLTDEDAMTTLQAAADFLRSREDVRAHAVGVIGWCMGGKHAIRLAAADPGIRACVMYYGAPITDERAIRGLQAAVLGNFGAEDQGPTPEQVRQFEAALRKAGKKVDFKIYPGAGHAFANVNNPWGGYRAGAAKDAWRRTIDFLNRELKLASLPTKAN, encoded by the coding sequence ATGAAGCGAACCCTCGGGGCCTACGGGCCGCGAATGCTGGCGGCGCTCCTGTGCCTGTGGGCGGTCGCGCCCAAAGCGGCCCCAGCCGCCGCACCCCCGCACGGCGTGATCAAGGGAAGCATGATCCAGACGACGCAAGGGAAGACCAGGCTCTCGGGCTACCTGGCGCTGCCGAAGGGCGCCGGCACCCATGCGGGCATCATCGTGATCCAGGAATGGTGGGGGCTCAACGATTGGGTAAAGCAACAGGCGGACAGCCTGGCCGCGCACGGCTACGTGGCCTTCGCCCCCGATCTTTACCACGGAAAGGTTGCGTACGACGAAGCCACGGCACACGAGCTCATGAGCGGTCTCACCGATGAGGACGCGATGACGACGCTTCAGGCCGCCGCCGATTTCCTGCGCAGCCGTGAGGACGTCCGGGCGCATGCGGTCGGCGTGATCGGGTGGTGCATGGGTGGGAAGCACGCGATCCGCCTCGCCGCGGCGGATCCCGGGATCAGGGCGTGCGTGATGTATTACGGCGCTCCGATCACCGACGAGAGGGCGATCCGCGGGCTCCAGGCCGCCGTCCTGGGTAATTTCGGCGCGGAGGACCAGGGCCCCACTCCCGAGCAAGTGCGCCAGTTCGAAGCCGCCCTGCGGAAGGCCGGGAAGAAGGTCGATTTCAAGATCTACCCCGGTGCGGGACACGCCTTCGCGAACGTGAACAATCCCTGGGGGGGATACCGCGCTGGAGCCGCCAAGGACGCGTGGCGACGGACGATCGACTTCTTGAATCGCGAGCTGAAGCTCGCTTCCCTTCCGACGAAGGCGAACTGA
- a CDS encoding redoxin domain-containing protein, whose amino-acid sequence MFRARPLPERPALLERKGPREGNRRACSDRRRGACAPSIAETQGGEACRPEGKAEVTAHALPGTRAPDFNLPLVGAGYRGLADLIHPGGGVLVFFKEDCPASELVVPRLGPLAGALEREERFFLAVAQDSEETARAFRDRHHLRFQIAWEEAPYAASRAYGIETVPALFIVDGTGVIAERVEGFIKSEYLALGAGIEQALALGAAPPVLERPEELPALRPG is encoded by the coding sequence GTGTTCCGTGCAAGACCTCTGCCCGAGCGCCCCGCTCTTCTTGAGCGGAAAGGCCCCCGCGAGGGAAATCGCCGGGCGTGCTCGGACCGCCGGCGCGGGGCCTGCGCGCCGTCCATCGCCGAAACGCAAGGCGGCGAGGCCTGCCGCCCGGAGGGCAAAGCGGAGGTGACGGCTCATGCGCTACCCGGCACCCGCGCGCCGGACTTCAATCTTCCGCTCGTCGGCGCCGGCTACCGGGGGCTCGCGGATTTGATCCACCCGGGCGGCGGCGTGCTCGTTTTCTTCAAAGAGGACTGCCCCGCGAGCGAGCTCGTGGTTCCGCGCCTCGGTCCGCTCGCGGGTGCGCTCGAGCGAGAGGAGAGGTTCTTCCTCGCGGTCGCGCAGGATTCGGAAGAGACGGCGCGGGCGTTTCGTGATCGGCACCATCTTCGGTTTCAGATCGCGTGGGAAGAGGCGCCCTACGCGGCCTCGAGAGCCTACGGGATCGAGACCGTGCCCGCCCTCTTCATCGTGGATGGCACGGGCGTGATCGCCGAACGCGTGGAAGGATTCATCAAGTCGGAGTACCTGGCGCTCGGCGCCGGGATCGAGCAAGCGCTTGCCTTGGGGGCCGCTCCGCCGGTGTTGGAACGCCCCGAGGAGCTGCCCGCACTGAGACCCGGCTGA
- a CDS encoding TldD/PmbA family protein, with the protein MSRRDFLRRGAYLTSAIAAGLPEAVSLLHPKTADAAIMGIGQELRDVLNEETVNRILQEALARGGDFADVFAEQRFRTAIVLDAGKIDSVTYGYPRGAGVRVARRNQTGYAFSDEISYSSLLDAARVASTVVETQSRTNPIDVTRRNLQPPFTLQNPEPLMLETAKFDVLRRMDAAARGVDPRIVSVRIEYVDEVRDVLIGTSDGVYVLDRQYLLSVSCVPAAQAGGKRGSGLATMGGRVEADYFVRRSPEDAARQAALQAVRLLDAGPAPAGPMPVVVAPGWGGVLIHESLGHALEGDGVRRGTSLLTGLGGTRVASPLVRVVDDGRWPNGRGSSAADDEGTPAQRTVAVEAGVLQSYLLDKQNAALLGLRSTGNGRRMSYRNWPIPRMTNTYIDSGSSDPASLLNGIAKGFYAAELGGGSVDTTSGNFNFAVREGYWIENGRRTRPVRGAVLVGNSLETMKRIEGIGSDLVIELSRGTCGKDGQMVPVGVGQPTVRFSSITVGGPSI; encoded by the coding sequence ATGTCCCGTCGCGATTTTCTGCGCCGAGGCGCCTACCTCACGTCCGCGATCGCGGCCGGGCTTCCCGAAGCTGTGTCGCTCCTCCATCCCAAGACGGCCGATGCGGCGATCATGGGGATCGGCCAGGAGCTGCGCGATGTCCTGAACGAGGAGACCGTGAATCGAATCCTCCAGGAGGCGCTCGCGCGAGGGGGGGACTTCGCGGACGTTTTCGCCGAGCAGCGCTTTCGGACCGCGATCGTGCTGGACGCGGGGAAGATCGATTCGGTCACGTACGGGTATCCCCGCGGCGCAGGGGTGCGCGTCGCGCGACGCAACCAGACCGGATACGCCTTCTCGGATGAGATTTCGTATTCCTCGCTGCTAGACGCCGCGCGCGTCGCATCCACGGTCGTGGAAACCCAGAGCCGCACCAATCCGATCGACGTGACCCGGCGGAATCTTCAGCCGCCCTTCACCCTTCAAAATCCCGAGCCGCTCATGCTCGAGACCGCCAAATTCGACGTGCTGCGGCGGATGGATGCTGCGGCGCGCGGGGTGGACCCGCGCATCGTGTCGGTGCGGATCGAGTACGTGGACGAGGTGCGCGACGTCTTGATCGGCACGTCGGATGGCGTCTACGTGCTGGACCGCCAATACCTCCTCAGCGTCTCGTGCGTGCCCGCGGCCCAGGCCGGCGGAAAGCGCGGCAGCGGGCTCGCCACGATGGGCGGGCGCGTGGAAGCGGACTACTTCGTGCGGCGGAGCCCCGAGGACGCCGCGCGGCAGGCCGCGCTCCAGGCGGTCCGGCTGCTCGACGCCGGGCCCGCGCCCGCCGGACCGATGCCGGTGGTCGTCGCGCCGGGGTGGGGCGGCGTGCTCATCCACGAATCGCTCGGCCACGCGCTCGAAGGGGACGGAGTCCGGCGCGGGACCTCGCTCTTGACCGGCCTCGGCGGGACCCGGGTCGCATCGCCGCTCGTGCGCGTGGTGGACGACGGGCGCTGGCCGAACGGTCGCGGCTCCTCCGCCGCGGACGACGAGGGCACTCCGGCTCAGCGCACGGTGGCCGTCGAGGCGGGAGTGCTTCAGTCCTACCTCCTCGACAAGCAGAACGCCGCGCTTCTCGGGCTTCGCTCCACCGGAAACGGACGGCGGATGTCCTACCGGAACTGGCCGATCCCGCGCATGACCAATACCTACATCGATTCCGGTTCCAGCGATCCTGCCTCCCTCCTGAACGGAATCGCCAAGGGCTTTTACGCCGCGGAGCTGGGCGGGGGATCGGTGGATACGACGAGCGGCAATTTCAACTTCGCGGTGCGGGAGGGCTATTGGATCGAAAATGGCCGGCGGACCCGACCGGTCCGGGGAGCGGTCCTCGTCGGCAATTCGCTCGAGACGATGAAGCGGATCGAAGGAATCGGGTCCGATCTCGTGATCGAGCTGTCGCGCGGCACGTGCGGCAAGGACGGCCAGATGGTTCCGGTCGGCGTGGGGCAGCCCACGGTGCGCTTCTCCTCGATTACGGTGGGAGGGCCTTCGATCTAG
- a CDS encoding O-methyltransferase, with the protein MRVSRAGDLWPSFPRPTGRFFPRGGPQVSVPFPITHPKINRYLRSIQTRRHPILRSMEAYAERNGFPIIGPLVGPVLFQLARMIDARRVFELGSGYGYSAVWFAQAVGPRGLVVMTEGNPANSRLAMKYLKSARLAARVRPLVGDGLELLSSERGRFDVILNDIDKDQYPRVLPLARKKLRRGGLLISDNMLWSGRVMRARPDRRTRGILELTRALFHAPDFFTTLLPIRDGVTVSLRL; encoded by the coding sequence ATGAGGGTTTCTCGGGCCGGAGACCTTTGGCCGAGCTTCCCTAGGCCGACCGGGCGTTTCTTCCCTCGAGGAGGACCCCAGGTGAGCGTTCCCTTTCCCATCACCCATCCGAAGATCAACCGGTATCTCCGCTCGATCCAGACGCGGAGGCACCCGATCTTGCGCTCGATGGAAGCCTACGCGGAGCGCAACGGGTTCCCGATCATCGGCCCCCTCGTCGGGCCGGTGCTGTTTCAGCTCGCGCGCATGATCGACGCGCGGCGGGTCTTCGAGCTTGGCTCGGGGTACGGCTATTCAGCGGTATGGTTCGCCCAGGCGGTGGGGCCCAGGGGACTCGTCGTCATGACGGAGGGCAATCCCGCCAATTCGCGCCTCGCCATGAAGTACCTGAAATCCGCGCGGCTCGCCGCCCGGGTCAGGCCGCTCGTAGGCGACGGGCTCGAGCTCCTGTCGTCGGAGCGCGGCCGTTTCGACGTGATCCTGAACGACATCGACAAGGACCAGTACCCCCGCGTCCTCCCCCTCGCCCGAAAGAAGCTCCGGCGGGGAGGCCTCTTGATTTCCGACAACATGCTCTGGAGCGGCAGGGTCATGCGCGCCCGCCCCGACCGGCGCACGCGCGGCATTCTCGAGCTGACCCGCGCGCTGTTTCACGCCCCCGATTTCTTCACGACCCTCCTGCCGATCCGGGACGGAGTCACCGTCAGCCTGAGGCTATGA
- a CDS encoding (deoxy)nucleoside triphosphate pyrophosphohydrolase → MGGIPRWSRQGRVATDDRLLESRAEARFPSDEGELSPVRIYEVAAGILWNGSEVLIARRQSGDHQGGRWEFPGGKRQRGESIPDCLKREMLEEVGIEIEVGPLWRALTHVYPDRRVSLYFHFCDLLYGTPTPIQCDELRWIAPAQLRNHRFVEGDLPVLPDLARDLIARAG, encoded by the coding sequence CTGGGGGGGATACCGCGCTGGAGCCGCCAAGGACGCGTGGCGACGGACGATCGACTTCTTGAATCGCGAGCTGAAGCTCGCTTCCCTTCCGACGAAGGCGAACTGAGCCCGGTGCGCATATACGAGGTCGCGGCCGGAATCCTCTGGAACGGGTCGGAAGTGCTGATCGCCCGGAGGCAGAGCGGAGATCACCAGGGCGGGCGCTGGGAATTTCCCGGCGGGAAGCGCCAACGAGGGGAGAGCATCCCGGACTGCTTGAAAAGGGAGATGCTCGAGGAGGTCGGGATCGAGATCGAGGTGGGACCTCTGTGGCGGGCCCTGACCCATGTCTATCCGGATCGCAGGGTCAGCCTGTATTTCCATTTCTGCGATCTGCTCTACGGCACGCCCACCCCCATCCAGTGCGATGAGCTGCGCTGGATCGCGCCCGCTCAGCTTCGAAATCACCGGTTCGTGGAGGGAGATCTTCCGGTTCTCCCGGATCTTGCCCGAGATCTCATCGCCAGAGCCGGTTGA
- the queG gene encoding tRNA epoxyqueuosine(34) reductase QueG produces the protein MKPSHGNASTAGAAGEFSPRIDPGAARPAADSADGLKGRIRDEARALGFDAIGFARAGESRHAQRLRAWLRAGRHGTMGWIARNPERRSDPRAVLQGARTVISVSLPYYRGDWPTTGPGAPPRGRIARYAWGRDYHKRIRRRLRHLAHAIGAMCPDARWLAYVDTGPMLDRAWAEEAGIGWIGKNTNLIRKGAGSWFFLGEILTDLALEPDVPARNYCGTCARCITACPTGAIVGPYQLDARRCISYLTIEHRGAIPADMRPLIGSRIFGCDDCQEVCPWNRFAVETQNPDFAERPDQQTPHLIPLLFLDDDAFRARFQGTAILRAKRSGFVRNVAVALGNLGDRRSVEPLSRALARDPDPVVRGHAAWALGRIGGRSARATLRDAAKRETSRDVLVEIRAALAEGTAAASTSSMEGERTA, from the coding sequence ATGAAGCCGTCACATGGGAATGCTAGCACAGCGGGAGCCGCGGGTGAATTCAGCCCCAGGATCGATCCGGGCGCCGCGCGGCCGGCTGCGGATTCGGCGGATGGACTGAAGGGGCGCATCCGGGACGAGGCGCGGGCCCTCGGCTTCGACGCGATCGGCTTCGCCCGGGCCGGCGAGTCGCGCCACGCACAAAGGCTTCGAGCGTGGCTTCGAGCGGGCCGGCACGGCACGATGGGCTGGATCGCGCGGAACCCGGAGCGCCGCTCCGACCCCCGCGCCGTTCTCCAGGGAGCGAGGACCGTAATCTCGGTGTCGCTGCCGTACTACCGGGGGGACTGGCCCACCACGGGTCCCGGCGCGCCGCCTCGGGGGCGTATCGCGCGGTACGCGTGGGGCCGCGACTACCACAAACGGATTCGCCGGCGGCTCCGGCACCTGGCGCACGCCATCGGCGCGATGTGCCCGGATGCGCGCTGGCTCGCGTACGTGGATACCGGGCCGATGCTCGACCGGGCATGGGCGGAAGAGGCCGGAATCGGTTGGATCGGCAAGAACACGAATCTCATCCGGAAGGGCGCCGGCTCCTGGTTTTTCCTGGGCGAGATCCTGACCGATCTCGCCCTCGAGCCGGACGTGCCGGCGCGCAACTACTGCGGCACATGCGCGCGATGCATCACGGCATGCCCCACCGGCGCGATCGTAGGCCCCTATCAGCTCGACGCGCGGCGGTGCATCAGCTACCTCACGATCGAGCACCGCGGGGCGATTCCGGCGGACATGAGGCCGCTCATCGGGTCGAGGATCTTCGGATGCGATGATTGCCAGGAAGTCTGTCCTTGGAATCGGTTCGCGGTGGAGACCCAGAACCCCGACTTCGCCGAACGCCCGGATCAGCAGACGCCGCACCTGATTCCTCTGCTATTCCTCGACGACGACGCGTTTCGCGCCCGATTTCAGGGCACGGCCATTCTGAGAGCCAAGCGATCCGGGTTCGTGCGCAACGTCGCGGTGGCGCTTGGCAACCTGGGAGACCGGCGCTCGGTCGAGCCGCTCTCGCGCGCGCTGGCGCGGGATCCCGATCCCGTGGTGCGTGGCCATGCGGCCTGGGCTTTGGGTAGGATCGGGGGCCGCTCGGCTCGGGCCACGCTGCGCGATGCGGCGAAGCGGGAGACGTCTCGGGACGTGCTCGTTGAAATTCGTGCGGCGCTCGCGGAGGGCACGGCCGCCGCATCCACCTCCAGCATGGAAGGAGAGAGGACGGCATGA
- a CDS encoding metal-dependent hydrolase, giving the protein MKPALGVTITWLGHGTVLYRSEKGKTVLADAWVDGNPACPQAAKALPPIDLLVITHGHGDHMGDCLAIAKKHAPDIVCIHEIAQYLEAKGVRKVHGMNKGGTQALHGLRVTMVHAVHSSTISEGDRLLPAGEACGYVIEFENGTRVYHAGDTAAFSDMRLIGELYKPTIAALPIGDLYTMSPLEAAAAAKMLGVKAVVPIHHSTFPALTGTPVALRSNLKGSGIDVLELKPGESA; this is encoded by the coding sequence ATGAAACCTGCGCTGGGCGTCACGATCACGTGGCTGGGACACGGGACGGTGCTCTATCGGTCCGAGAAAGGGAAGACGGTGCTCGCCGACGCATGGGTGGACGGCAATCCCGCCTGCCCACAGGCCGCCAAGGCGCTTCCTCCGATCGACCTCCTCGTGATCACGCACGGTCATGGCGATCACATGGGAGATTGCCTCGCGATCGCCAAGAAGCACGCCCCGGATATCGTCTGCATCCACGAGATCGCGCAGTATCTGGAGGCGAAGGGGGTGCGGAAGGTTCACGGGATGAATAAGGGCGGGACGCAGGCTCTGCACGGCCTTCGGGTGACCATGGTCCACGCGGTGCACTCGAGCACGATCTCCGAGGGCGACCGCCTCCTGCCCGCCGGGGAAGCGTGCGGGTACGTCATCGAGTTCGAGAACGGCACGCGCGTGTATCATGCGGGGGATACCGCCGCCTTCTCCGACATGAGGCTGATCGGAGAGCTTTACAAACCGACGATCGCCGCGTTGCCGATCGGGGATCTCTATACCATGTCGCCCCTCGAGGCGGCGGCCGCGGCGAAGATGCTCGGCGTGAAGGCCGTGGTGCCGATCCACCACTCGACCTTCCCGGCTCTGACCGGGACGCCCGTCGCGCTGCGCTCGAATCTCAAGGGCTCGGGGATCGACGTCCTAGAGCTGAAACCGGGCGAGTCCGCCTAG
- the polX gene encoding DNA polymerase/3'-5' exonuclease PolX: MDKRDVSRILEEIATLLELKGENPFKVRAYQNAAHAIDGLTEDLGEIIEAGTLTEVPGIGESTAQRVSELWKTGHMAFYEALVDSIPPGYLDMVRVPGLGAKRVRVLGEKLEITSIAELKAAGEKGLIRALKGFGEQSERRILEGIALLEKGADRSLASQVRPIAEELIAKLRDHADVLEAEVGGSLRRWLETVKDVDLLVATEKPDKVTKAFLRLVESAAIIASGETKTSIRLPSGLAVDLRLVLPKQFPFALHYFTGSVAHNVRVRSRALDRGMSLNEYELSGKRHAPVSNEGDLFRVLGLAYIEPELRENRGEIEAAETKTLPKLITTRDIRGILHCHTTYSDGRSTLVEMAEAAVAWGASYLGLADHSLSARYARGMSEADLARQWEEVDAWNAKSKKLRILKGAEVDILPDGSLDYPDRVLQKLDYVVASVHTNLNMSEAEMTKRVTRALRNRYVSILAHPTGRLLLERDGYPIALEEVFKVAAAEGVFVEINSNPHRLDLDWREVLKAKARGARFAINPDAHHASGYADLRYGVGVARKAWLTQGDVVNTLAVDRALALMRSRRA, from the coding sequence GTGGACAAGCGAGACGTCTCGCGCATCCTCGAGGAAATCGCGACGCTGCTCGAGCTCAAGGGCGAAAACCCGTTCAAGGTCCGCGCCTACCAGAACGCGGCGCATGCGATCGACGGGCTGACCGAGGATCTGGGCGAGATCATCGAGGCGGGCACCCTGACCGAAGTCCCCGGCATCGGAGAAAGCACGGCGCAGCGGGTCAGCGAGCTGTGGAAGACCGGGCATATGGCCTTCTATGAGGCGCTCGTCGACTCCATCCCTCCCGGCTACCTGGACATGGTCCGCGTGCCGGGGCTGGGCGCCAAGCGCGTGCGCGTTCTCGGCGAGAAGCTCGAAATCACCTCGATCGCGGAGCTGAAGGCGGCGGGGGAGAAGGGACTGATTCGCGCGCTCAAAGGATTCGGGGAGCAGTCGGAGAGGCGAATCCTCGAGGGGATCGCTCTCTTGGAGAAGGGCGCGGACCGCTCCCTCGCGAGCCAGGTGCGGCCGATCGCCGAGGAGCTGATCGCAAAGCTCCGGGATCACGCGGACGTCCTCGAGGCGGAGGTCGGGGGAAGCTTGAGGAGGTGGCTCGAGACGGTGAAGGATGTGGATCTCCTCGTCGCGACCGAGAAGCCGGACAAGGTGACCAAGGCCTTCCTCAGGCTGGTCGAGTCCGCGGCGATCATCGCGAGCGGCGAGACGAAGACGTCGATCCGCCTCCCCTCGGGACTTGCGGTGGATCTGAGGCTCGTTCTGCCCAAGCAGTTCCCGTTCGCGCTCCATTACTTCACGGGCAGCGTCGCGCACAACGTCCGGGTCCGGAGCCGCGCCCTCGATCGCGGCATGAGCCTGAACGAGTACGAGCTTTCGGGAAAACGCCACGCGCCGGTCTCGAACGAGGGGGACCTGTTTCGGGTGCTCGGCCTCGCCTACATCGAGCCCGAGCTGCGGGAGAACCGAGGCGAGATCGAGGCCGCCGAGACGAAGACGCTCCCGAAGCTCATCACGACGCGCGACATCCGGGGCATCCTGCACTGTCACACCACGTACAGCGACGGCCGCTCCACCCTCGTCGAGATGGCCGAAGCCGCCGTCGCGTGGGGCGCCTCCTACCTCGGCCTCGCGGACCACAGCCTCTCGGCGCGCTACGCGAGGGGCATGAGCGAAGCGGACCTTGCGCGCCAGTGGGAGGAGGTCGACGCCTGGAATGCCAAATCCAAGAAACTGAGGATCCTGAAAGGCGCCGAAGTGGATATCCTGCCGGACGGAAGCCTCGACTACCCCGACCGCGTGCTCCAGAAGCTCGACTACGTGGTGGCGTCCGTGCACACCAATCTCAACATGAGCGAGGCCGAGATGACGAAACGGGTGACGCGCGCGCTCCGGAATCGCTACGTCTCCATCCTGGCGCACCCGACGGGCCGCCTCCTCCTGGAACGGGACGGGTACCCGATCGCGCTCGAGGAGGTCTTCAAGGTCGCCGCCGCGGAGGGAGTCTTCGTGGAGATCAACTCGAACCCACACCGTCTCGATCTGGACTGGCGCGAGGTCCTGAAAGCGAAGGCACGGGGAGCCCGCTTCGCGATCAATCCCGACGCGCACCACGCGAGCGGATACGCCGATCTCCGTTACGGCGTCGGCGTCGCGCGGAAAGCGTGGCTCACCCAAGGAGACGTCGTGAACACGCTCGCGGTCGATCGCGCGCTCGCCCTCATGAGGAGCCGCCGGGCGTGA